The following coding sequences are from one Syngnathus acus chromosome 14, fSynAcu1.2, whole genome shotgun sequence window:
- the synj1 gene encoding synaptojanin-1 isoform X6, translating into MAFSKGYRVYHKLDPPPYSVIVETRAREECLMFESGAVAVLSAAEKEAIKNTYSKIVDAYGILGVLRLNLGDSMLHSLVLVTGCSSVGKVQESEVFRVTQTDFVSLKNDPGDEERISEVRKVLNSGHFYFAWSASGVGMDLSLNARRRILEDTTDNRFFWNQSLHLHLKHYGVNCDDWLLRLMCGGVEIRTIYAGHKQAKACIFSRLSSERAGTRFNVRGTNDDGQVANFVETEQAIFLDDRVSSFIQIRGSIPLFWEQPGIQVGSHRVKLSRGFEANAPAFERHFTALKRLYGKQVIINLLGSKEGEHMLSKAFQSHLKASEHAAWVKMVNFDYHQNVRGGKADKLHSVLKPQLSKFLDDCGFFYYSGEMGITRSQGGTIRTNCLDCLDRTNSVQAFFALEVLPKQLEEMGLTEKPQLVARFQEVFRTMWSANGDSVSKIYAGTGALDGKAKLKDGARSVTRTIQNNFFDSSKQEAIDILRLGSTLNSDLADKARALLTTSSLYVTEPVLQSASPRVLLGMCRNHRKYTRPKPIRVCVGTWNVNGGKQFRSIAFRNQTLNDWLLDAPKIAGHPEFQDSKANPIDIFAIGFEEMVELNAGNIVSASTTNQKLWAAELQKNISRDHKYVLLASEQLVGVCLFVFIRPQHAPFIRDVAVDTVKTGMGGATGNKGGVAIRLLFHTTSICFVCSHFAAGQSQVKERNDDYNEITRRLSFPMGRLLYSHDYVFWCGDFNYRINLPNEEVKDLIRQQNWDALTAGDQLFDQKNAGLVFRGFIEGKLDFAPTYKYDLFSEDYDTSEKCRTPAWTDRILWKRRKWNFDKTAEEMNVVGASTSGENEDDPDYPWSPGTLKYYGRAELKTSDHRPVVSIVDVDVLEVDPEARHQVYKDVIALQGPPDGTVLVSLCSSGPDDYFDDALIDELLDKFASFGEVILIRFVEEKMWVTFLDGYSALAALSLSASTVLGKMLDIRLKSPGWIKSLEEEMSVERICGSIPTSASSTLLAEDADMGDDDYDMEGDVDEEVEAVLPQHLQPSADSASGSSPMTSPRGSPCASPTHSEAGRPGRTAQPARPSQGPPGDLQPGAPSTQGLEPRRAPPPRPNAPPVRPTPPQRPPPPSGSKSPALPRSVAGRGQATAGPPAAAGSSRPNLPPRAGVISVAPQSRASPLPHPGAPRPTSDVHPGAPRVNADTHPGAPRPTKPSDLPLAGPTVAPAARPSAQPQPTGPTQSQLPPPMQPTHAAPPQTLASPKPPPRSRSHHGLPPDAAKGDSAPKTNGVNGVQSKPKGPDALDFLIPSRSLNRGASLRSPPSVPASLSSLMSAGLLLPPPAMPRSRSQETLRASPNLLAAEPLPARPCSTNPFFGQHDWAPPVRATVGPQRLSRGASPITLSSATQPVLPLHRQPPNWVTFNDDFPLPVGRAAATPSSAALTEPDWVTEAVVPSAPPLEFDLFPEPDWLNPSPAFPAHRAKTLPPNTALFPEPDWLSSIPGVPPPVPSRSGAAVANPPSGSGPGCLLFPN; encoded by the exons ATGGCCTTCAGCAAAGGTTATCGTGTCTACCACAAGCTGGACCCGCCCCCCTACAGCGTGATTGTGGAGACGCGCGCTCGGGAAGAGTGCCTGATGTTTGAATCCGGTGCCGTCGCCGTCCTCT CTGCGGCTGAGAAGGAGGCCATTAAGAACACGTATTCCAAGATAGTGGACGCCTACGGGATCTTGGGCGTCCTCCGCCTCAACCTGG GCGACTCCATGCTCCACAGCCTAGTGCTAGTGACGGGCTGCAGCTCGGTGGGCAAAGTGCAGGAGTCTGAAGTGTTCCGGGTGACGCAGACGGACTTTGTGTCGCTGAAGAACGACCCCGGCGACGAGGAACGTATCAGCGAGGTGCGCAAGGTGCTCAACTCGGGTCACTTCTACTTTGCCTGGTCCGCCTCGGGCGTCGGCATGGACTTGAGCCTCAACGCGCGCCGCCGCATCCTGGAGGACACCACAGACAACCGCTTCTTCTG GAACCAGTCGCTGCACCTGCACCTGAAGCATTACGGCGTCAACTGCGACGACTGGCTGCTGCGGCTGATGTGCGGCGGTGTGGAGATCCGCACGATCTACGCCGGCCACAAGCAGGCCAAGGCGTGCATCTTCTCCCGCCTCAGCTCTGAGCGGGCCGGCACGCGCTTCAACGTGCGCGGCACCAACGACGACGGGCAGGTGGCCAACTTTGTGGAGACCGAGCAG GCCATCTTCCTTGATGACAGAGTATCGTCGTTCATCCAGATCCGCGGCTCCATTCCGCTCTTTTGGGAACAGCCGGGGATCCAG GTCGGCTCTCACCGCGTCAAACTCTCCCGAGGATTTGAAGCCAACGCTCCAGCCTTTGAAAG ACACTTCACCGCCTTGAAGAGGTTGTACGGCAAGCAAGTCATCATCAATCTGCTCGGCAGTAAGGAAGGAGAACACATGCTCAGTAAAGCCTTTCAG AGTCACCTGAAGGCCTCGGAGCACGCGGCGTGGGTCAAGATGGTCAACTTCGACTACCACCAGAACGTGCGCGGCGGCAAAGCCGACAAGCTGCACAGCGTGCTCAAGCCGCAGCTTAGCAAGTTCCTGGACGACTGCGGCTTCTTCTACTACTCGGGAGAGATGGGCATCACCAG gAGCCAAGGCGGCACCATCAGGACCAACTGCCTGGACTGTTTGGACAGAACCAACAGCGTGCAAGCCTTCTTTGCCCTGGAG GTGCTGCCCAAGCAACTGGAAGAAATGGGCCTGACGGAGAAGCCTCAGCTGGTGGCCCGCTTCCAGGAGGTGTTCCGGACCATGTGGTCAGCCAACGGTGACTCGGTCAGCAAGATCTACGCCGGCACCGGCGCCCTAGACGGCAAGGCCAAG TTGAAAGACGGCGCTCGCTCGGTGACCAGGACCATCCAGAACAACTTCTTTGACAGCTCCAAGCAGGAAGCCATCGACATCCTGCGACTGGGCTCCACGCTCAACAGCGACCTGGCCGACAAGGCGCGGGCCTTGCTCACCACTTCCAGCCTCTACG TCACTGAGCCCGTCTTGCAGTCAG CCTCGCCCCGGGTGCTGCTAGGTATGTGCCGGAACCACCGCAAGTACACGCGGCCCAAGCCGATCCGAGTGTGCGTGGGCACGTGGAACGTCAACGGCGGCAAGCAGTTCCGCAGCATCGCCTTCCGCAACCAGACGCTCAACGACTGGCTGCTGGACGCCCCCAAGATCGCCGGCCACCCCGAGTTCCAAG ACAGCAAAGCCAACCCAATCGACATCTTTGCCATCGGCTTTGAGGAAATGGTGGAGCTGAACGCTGGAAACATCGTCAGCGCCAG CACCACCAACCAGAAGCTGTGGGCCGCCGAGTTGCAGAAGAACATCTCGCGGGACCACAAGTATGTGCTGCTGGCTTCCGAGCAGCTGGTGGGCGTGTGCTTGTTCGTGTTCATCCGCCCCCAGCACGCCCCCTTCATCAG GGACGTGGCAGTGGACACGGTGAAAACGGGCATGGGCGGCGCCACGGGCAACAAAGGGGGCGTGGCCATCCGCCTGCTCTTCCACACCACCAGCATCTGCTTCGTGTGCTCGCATTTTGCCGCGGGACAGTCGCAGGTCAAGGAGAGGAACGACGACTACAACGAGATCACGCGCAGGCTCAGCTTCCCCATG GGCCGCCTGCTCTACTCTCACGACTACGTTTTCTGGTGCGGCGACTTCAACTACCGCATCAACCTGCCCAACGAGGAGGTGAAGGATCTGATCAGGCAACAGAACTGGGATGCGCTGACCGCTGGCGACCAGCTCTTTGACCAGAAGAACGCCGGATTG GTGTTCCGGGGATTCATCGAGGGTAAACTGGACTTTGCGCCCACGTACAAGTACGACCTTTTCTCAGAGGACTACGACACCAGCGAGAAGTGCCGCACGCCCGCCTGGACCGATCGGATCCTGTGGAAGCGCAGGAAGTGGAACTTTGACAAAACAG CTGAGGAGATGAACGTGGTTGGCGCTTCGACGTCAGGCGAGAACGAGGACGACCCGGATTACCCCTGGAGCCCCGGGACCCTCAAGTACTACGGCAGGGCTGAGCTCAAGACCTCGGACCACAG GCCGGTGGTGTCCATCGTGGATGTGGATGTCCTGGAGGTGGACCCGGAGGCCCGGCACCAGGTCTACAAGGACGTTATTGCCCTGCAGGGACCCCCAGACGGCACGGTCCTGGTGTCGCTGTGCTCGTCCGGACCCGACGACTACTTTGACGACGCGCTCATCGACGAGCTGCTCGACAAGTTTGCCAGCTTCGGCGAGGTCATCCTCATCAG ATTTGTTGAGGAGAAGATGTGGGTGACGTTCCTGGACGGTTACTCCGCTCTGGCCGCTTTGTCTCTCAGCGCATCCACT GTTCTTGGCAAGATGCTCGACATCCGCCTGAAGAGCCCCGGCTGGATTAAGAGcctggaggaggagatgagCGTGGAGCGCATCTGCGGCAGCATCCCCACCTCGGCTAGCTCCACCCTCCTGGCCGAAGACGCCGACATGGGCGACGACGACTATGACATGGAGGGCGACGTGGACGAGGAGGTGGAGGCGGTCCTTCCGCAGCACCTGCAGCCGTCCGCCGACTCGGCGTCGGGCTCCTCCCCGATGACCTCGCCGCGAGGCAGCCCCTGCGCCTCCCCCACCCACAGCGAGGCCGGCAGGCCCGGACGCACCGCTCAACCGGCCCGACCCTCACAAG GCCCTCCTGGGGACCTGCAGCCCGGCGCGCCGTCGACCCAAGGCTTGGAGCCCAGGCGTGCGCCCCCTCCCCGACCCAACGCGCCCCCCGTGAGACCCACGCCGCCCCAGCGCCCGCCGCCCCCCTCAG GATCAAAAAGCCCGGCTCTCCCTCGGTCCGTCGCAG GTCGAGGCCAGGCAACCGCAGGCCCCCCCGCAGCGGCGGGTTCCTCCAGGCCG AATCTTCCCCCTCGAGCCGGCGTGATCAGCGTGGCTCCGCAGTCCCGTGCCTCTCCTCTTCCCCACCCCGGCGCTCCCCGCCCCACCTCCGACGTGCACCCGGGGGCCCCTCGAGTCAACGCTGACACCCACCCCGGGGCGCCTCGACCGACCAAACCGTCTGATCTTCCTCTAG CGGGTCCCACGGTGGCCCCTGCGGCGAGACCGTCGGCACAGCCCCAGCCCACCGGCCCGACCCAGTCTCAGCTGCCTCCCCCCATGCAGCCCACGCACGCCGCCCCGCCGCAGACGCTGGCCTCTCCTAAGCCACCGCCCCGTTCCCGATCTCATCATGGTCTGCCGCCGGACGCCGCCAAGGGCGACTCGGCCCCCAAG ACCAACGGAGTGAATGGCGTCCAATCCAAGCCCAAGGGCCCGGACGCCCTCGACTTCCTGATCCCTTCCCGATCCCTGAACCGCGGCGCCTCCCTGCGGAGTCCGCCCTCCGTCCCCGCCTCCTTATCGTCCTTGATGTCCGCCGGCCTCCTCCTGCCGCCGCCCGCTATGCCCCGCAGTCGCTCGCAAGAGACCCTGCGCGCCTCCCCAAACCTTTTGGCCGCCGAGCCGCTCCCCGCGCGGCCCTGCAGCACCAACCCGTTTTTTGGCCAGCACGATTGGGCGCCGCCCGTCCGCGCCACAGTTGGCCCTCAGCGCCTTTCCCGGGGCGCGTCCCCGATCACGCTCTCTTCGGCCACGCAACCCGTCCTGCCGCTCCACCGCCAGCCTCCTAATTGGGTCACCTTCAACGACGACTTCCCGCTTCCGGTCGGGCGCGCTGCCGCGACCCCCAGCTCCGCCGCCCTCACCGAACCGGACTGGGTAACTGAAGCTGTGGTCCCGTCGGCCCCTCCCCTCGAATTCGACCTGTTTCCTGAGCCGGACTGGTTAAACCCTTCCCCGGCCTTCCCCGCGCACCGGGCCAAAACTTTGCCCCCAAACACGGCCCTCTTTCCCGAACCCGACTGGTTAAGCTCCATCCCGGGCGTTCCTCCTCCAGTCCCGTCGCGCTCCGGCGCCGCTGTCGCCAACCCCCCCAGTGGATCCGGTCCCGGCTGCCTACTCTTTCCCAACTGA
- the synj1 gene encoding synaptojanin-1 isoform X7 — MAFSKGYRVYHKLDPPPYSVIVETRAREECLMFESGAVAVLSAAEKEAIKNTYSKIVDAYGILGVLRLNLGDSMLHSLVLVTGCSSVGKVQESEVFRVTQTDFVSLKNDPGDEERISEVRKVLNSGHFYFAWSASGVGMDLSLNARRRILEDTTDNRFFWNQSLHLHLKHYGVNCDDWLLRLMCGGVEIRTIYAGHKQAKACIFSRLSSERAGTRFNVRGTNDDGQVANFVETEQAIFLDDRVSSFIQIRGSIPLFWEQPGIQVGSHRVKLSRGFEANAPAFERHFTALKRLYGKQVIINLLGSKEGEHMLSKAFQSHLKASEHAAWVKMVNFDYHQNVRGGKADKLHSVLKPQLSKFLDDCGFFYYSGEMGITRSQGGTIRTNCLDCLDRTNSVQAFFALEVLPKQLEEMGLTEKPQLVARFQEVFRTMWSANGDSVSKIYAGTGALDGKAKASKLKDGARSVTRTIQNNFFDSSKQEAIDILRLGSTLNSDLADKARALLTTSSLYASPRVLLGMCRNHRKYTRPKPIRVCVGTWNVNGGKQFRSIAFRNQTLNDWLLDAPKIAGHPEFQDSKANPIDIFAIGFEEMVELNAGNIVSASTTNQKLWAAELQKNISRDHKYVLLASEQLVGVCLFVFIRPQHAPFIRDVAVDTVKTGMGGATGNKGGVAIRLLFHTTSICFVCSHFAAGQSQVKERNDDYNEITRRLSFPMGRLLYSHDYVFWCGDFNYRINLPNEEVKDLIRQQNWDALTAGDQLFDQKNAGLVFRGFIEGKLDFAPTYKYDLFSEDYDTSEKCRTPAWTDRILWKRRKWNFDKTAEEMNVVGASTSGENEDDPDYPWSPGTLKYYGRAELKTSDHRPVVSIVDVDVLEVDPEARHQVYKDVIALQGPPDGTVLVSLCSSGPDDYFDDALIDELLDKFASFGEVILIRFVEEKMWVTFLDGYSALAALSLSASTVLGKMLDIRLKSPGWIKSLEEEMSVERICGSIPTSASSTLLAEDADMGDDDYDMEGDVDEEVEAVLPQHLQPSADSASGSSPMTSPRGSPCASPTHSEAGRPGRTAQPARPSQGPPGDLQPGAPSTQGLEPRRAPPPRPNAPPVRPTPPQRPPPPSGSKSPALPRSVAGRGQATAGPPAAAGSSRPNLPPRAGVISVAPQSRASPLPHPGAPRPTSDVHPGAPRVNADTHPGAPRPTKPSDLPLAGPTVAPAARPSAQPQPTGPTQSQLPPPMQPTHAAPPQTLASPKPPPRSRSHHGLPPDAAKGDSAPKTNGVNGVQSKPKGPDALDFLIPSRSLNRGASLRSPPSVPASLSSLMSAGLLLPPPAMPRSRSQETLRASPNLLAAEPLPARPCSTNPFFGQHDWAPPVRATVGPQRLSRGASPITLSSATQPVLPLHRQPPNWVTFNDDFPLPVGRAAATPSSAALTEPDWVTEAVVPSAPPLEFDLFPEPDWLNPSPAFPAHRAKTLPPNTALFPEPDWLSSIPGVPPPVPSRSGAAVANPPSGSGPGCLLFPN, encoded by the exons ATGGCCTTCAGCAAAGGTTATCGTGTCTACCACAAGCTGGACCCGCCCCCCTACAGCGTGATTGTGGAGACGCGCGCTCGGGAAGAGTGCCTGATGTTTGAATCCGGTGCCGTCGCCGTCCTCT CTGCGGCTGAGAAGGAGGCCATTAAGAACACGTATTCCAAGATAGTGGACGCCTACGGGATCTTGGGCGTCCTCCGCCTCAACCTGG GCGACTCCATGCTCCACAGCCTAGTGCTAGTGACGGGCTGCAGCTCGGTGGGCAAAGTGCAGGAGTCTGAAGTGTTCCGGGTGACGCAGACGGACTTTGTGTCGCTGAAGAACGACCCCGGCGACGAGGAACGTATCAGCGAGGTGCGCAAGGTGCTCAACTCGGGTCACTTCTACTTTGCCTGGTCCGCCTCGGGCGTCGGCATGGACTTGAGCCTCAACGCGCGCCGCCGCATCCTGGAGGACACCACAGACAACCGCTTCTTCTG GAACCAGTCGCTGCACCTGCACCTGAAGCATTACGGCGTCAACTGCGACGACTGGCTGCTGCGGCTGATGTGCGGCGGTGTGGAGATCCGCACGATCTACGCCGGCCACAAGCAGGCCAAGGCGTGCATCTTCTCCCGCCTCAGCTCTGAGCGGGCCGGCACGCGCTTCAACGTGCGCGGCACCAACGACGACGGGCAGGTGGCCAACTTTGTGGAGACCGAGCAG GCCATCTTCCTTGATGACAGAGTATCGTCGTTCATCCAGATCCGCGGCTCCATTCCGCTCTTTTGGGAACAGCCGGGGATCCAG GTCGGCTCTCACCGCGTCAAACTCTCCCGAGGATTTGAAGCCAACGCTCCAGCCTTTGAAAG ACACTTCACCGCCTTGAAGAGGTTGTACGGCAAGCAAGTCATCATCAATCTGCTCGGCAGTAAGGAAGGAGAACACATGCTCAGTAAAGCCTTTCAG AGTCACCTGAAGGCCTCGGAGCACGCGGCGTGGGTCAAGATGGTCAACTTCGACTACCACCAGAACGTGCGCGGCGGCAAAGCCGACAAGCTGCACAGCGTGCTCAAGCCGCAGCTTAGCAAGTTCCTGGACGACTGCGGCTTCTTCTACTACTCGGGAGAGATGGGCATCACCAG gAGCCAAGGCGGCACCATCAGGACCAACTGCCTGGACTGTTTGGACAGAACCAACAGCGTGCAAGCCTTCTTTGCCCTGGAG GTGCTGCCCAAGCAACTGGAAGAAATGGGCCTGACGGAGAAGCCTCAGCTGGTGGCCCGCTTCCAGGAGGTGTTCCGGACCATGTGGTCAGCCAACGGTGACTCGGTCAGCAAGATCTACGCCGGCACCGGCGCCCTAGACGGCAAGGCCAAG GCAAGCAAGTTGAAAGACGGCGCTCGCTCGGTGACCAGGACCATCCAGAACAACTTCTTTGACAGCTCCAAGCAGGAAGCCATCGACATCCTGCGACTGGGCTCCACGCTCAACAGCGACCTGGCCGACAAGGCGCGGGCCTTGCTCACCACTTCCAGCCTCTACG CCTCGCCCCGGGTGCTGCTAGGTATGTGCCGGAACCACCGCAAGTACACGCGGCCCAAGCCGATCCGAGTGTGCGTGGGCACGTGGAACGTCAACGGCGGCAAGCAGTTCCGCAGCATCGCCTTCCGCAACCAGACGCTCAACGACTGGCTGCTGGACGCCCCCAAGATCGCCGGCCACCCCGAGTTCCAAG ACAGCAAAGCCAACCCAATCGACATCTTTGCCATCGGCTTTGAGGAAATGGTGGAGCTGAACGCTGGAAACATCGTCAGCGCCAG CACCACCAACCAGAAGCTGTGGGCCGCCGAGTTGCAGAAGAACATCTCGCGGGACCACAAGTATGTGCTGCTGGCTTCCGAGCAGCTGGTGGGCGTGTGCTTGTTCGTGTTCATCCGCCCCCAGCACGCCCCCTTCATCAG GGACGTGGCAGTGGACACGGTGAAAACGGGCATGGGCGGCGCCACGGGCAACAAAGGGGGCGTGGCCATCCGCCTGCTCTTCCACACCACCAGCATCTGCTTCGTGTGCTCGCATTTTGCCGCGGGACAGTCGCAGGTCAAGGAGAGGAACGACGACTACAACGAGATCACGCGCAGGCTCAGCTTCCCCATG GGCCGCCTGCTCTACTCTCACGACTACGTTTTCTGGTGCGGCGACTTCAACTACCGCATCAACCTGCCCAACGAGGAGGTGAAGGATCTGATCAGGCAACAGAACTGGGATGCGCTGACCGCTGGCGACCAGCTCTTTGACCAGAAGAACGCCGGATTG GTGTTCCGGGGATTCATCGAGGGTAAACTGGACTTTGCGCCCACGTACAAGTACGACCTTTTCTCAGAGGACTACGACACCAGCGAGAAGTGCCGCACGCCCGCCTGGACCGATCGGATCCTGTGGAAGCGCAGGAAGTGGAACTTTGACAAAACAG CTGAGGAGATGAACGTGGTTGGCGCTTCGACGTCAGGCGAGAACGAGGACGACCCGGATTACCCCTGGAGCCCCGGGACCCTCAAGTACTACGGCAGGGCTGAGCTCAAGACCTCGGACCACAG GCCGGTGGTGTCCATCGTGGATGTGGATGTCCTGGAGGTGGACCCGGAGGCCCGGCACCAGGTCTACAAGGACGTTATTGCCCTGCAGGGACCCCCAGACGGCACGGTCCTGGTGTCGCTGTGCTCGTCCGGACCCGACGACTACTTTGACGACGCGCTCATCGACGAGCTGCTCGACAAGTTTGCCAGCTTCGGCGAGGTCATCCTCATCAG ATTTGTTGAGGAGAAGATGTGGGTGACGTTCCTGGACGGTTACTCCGCTCTGGCCGCTTTGTCTCTCAGCGCATCCACT GTTCTTGGCAAGATGCTCGACATCCGCCTGAAGAGCCCCGGCTGGATTAAGAGcctggaggaggagatgagCGTGGAGCGCATCTGCGGCAGCATCCCCACCTCGGCTAGCTCCACCCTCCTGGCCGAAGACGCCGACATGGGCGACGACGACTATGACATGGAGGGCGACGTGGACGAGGAGGTGGAGGCGGTCCTTCCGCAGCACCTGCAGCCGTCCGCCGACTCGGCGTCGGGCTCCTCCCCGATGACCTCGCCGCGAGGCAGCCCCTGCGCCTCCCCCACCCACAGCGAGGCCGGCAGGCCCGGACGCACCGCTCAACCGGCCCGACCCTCACAAG GCCCTCCTGGGGACCTGCAGCCCGGCGCGCCGTCGACCCAAGGCTTGGAGCCCAGGCGTGCGCCCCCTCCCCGACCCAACGCGCCCCCCGTGAGACCCACGCCGCCCCAGCGCCCGCCGCCCCCCTCAG GATCAAAAAGCCCGGCTCTCCCTCGGTCCGTCGCAG GTCGAGGCCAGGCAACCGCAGGCCCCCCCGCAGCGGCGGGTTCCTCCAGGCCG AATCTTCCCCCTCGAGCCGGCGTGATCAGCGTGGCTCCGCAGTCCCGTGCCTCTCCTCTTCCCCACCCCGGCGCTCCCCGCCCCACCTCCGACGTGCACCCGGGGGCCCCTCGAGTCAACGCTGACACCCACCCCGGGGCGCCTCGACCGACCAAACCGTCTGATCTTCCTCTAG CGGGTCCCACGGTGGCCCCTGCGGCGAGACCGTCGGCACAGCCCCAGCCCACCGGCCCGACCCAGTCTCAGCTGCCTCCCCCCATGCAGCCCACGCACGCCGCCCCGCCGCAGACGCTGGCCTCTCCTAAGCCACCGCCCCGTTCCCGATCTCATCATGGTCTGCCGCCGGACGCCGCCAAGGGCGACTCGGCCCCCAAG ACCAACGGAGTGAATGGCGTCCAATCCAAGCCCAAGGGCCCGGACGCCCTCGACTTCCTGATCCCTTCCCGATCCCTGAACCGCGGCGCCTCCCTGCGGAGTCCGCCCTCCGTCCCCGCCTCCTTATCGTCCTTGATGTCCGCCGGCCTCCTCCTGCCGCCGCCCGCTATGCCCCGCAGTCGCTCGCAAGAGACCCTGCGCGCCTCCCCAAACCTTTTGGCCGCCGAGCCGCTCCCCGCGCGGCCCTGCAGCACCAACCCGTTTTTTGGCCAGCACGATTGGGCGCCGCCCGTCCGCGCCACAGTTGGCCCTCAGCGCCTTTCCCGGGGCGCGTCCCCGATCACGCTCTCTTCGGCCACGCAACCCGTCCTGCCGCTCCACCGCCAGCCTCCTAATTGGGTCACCTTCAACGACGACTTCCCGCTTCCGGTCGGGCGCGCTGCCGCGACCCCCAGCTCCGCCGCCCTCACCGAACCGGACTGGGTAACTGAAGCTGTGGTCCCGTCGGCCCCTCCCCTCGAATTCGACCTGTTTCCTGAGCCGGACTGGTTAAACCCTTCCCCGGCCTTCCCCGCGCACCGGGCCAAAACTTTGCCCCCAAACACGGCCCTCTTTCCCGAACCCGACTGGTTAAGCTCCATCCCGGGCGTTCCTCCTCCAGTCCCGTCGCGCTCCGGCGCCGCTGTCGCCAACCCCCCCAGTGGATCCGGTCCCGGCTGCCTACTCTTTCCCAACTGA